The DNA sequence CTGTTTCATTTTGAGGTTCCTTCTTTTGTATTTGCCTTTGAGGCGGCCAGTTCTGTGCTTTCCGCAACCAGTGGGCATTACTCACTTCTTTTATCCAGCAAAGCGGGCTGAAAGATTGGCCGTATGTATCCAAGAGCGCCAGCTTATGCCTTTTCAAAATGCTGGTGGCCCCAATTCCCGGTTTCCACAAAGCCCATGCGGCCATAATAGGTGCTGAGGCTTTCCTCCCGGCAGAAAAGGGTAGGGGTCAGGCCCCTTTCCAGCAGGCGATCCACCAGACATTGGGTAATGATTCGCCCATAGCCCTTGCCTTGACTGCCCGGCAGAGTAGCGATGGAAGCAATCACGCCCACCCCTACCCCTGTTGAATAAATACCGCCTGTGGCCACCGGGATATGCCCTTTATTGAGAGTACAGCAAACCGCCTGCCCGGAGCGAACAAGCCGGGTGGTGTAGGATAGCCACAGATCAAAGGGGTTGTGCTCGGCAAAGTGGGGGTTGGCATCCCGGATAATGCGGTAAACATCCCGCAGGGCAGGCGCAAAATCAATGCCCCTTGTATTGGCACCGGTCATGCCGCCCCGATAAGCCATAGCGGGGGAAGTGAAAAGCTCGCCTCCCATACGGGTTTCCAGTGCACAGGCCGTGTGCAGGGAGCCGAATACGAAGCGCAGACCGGACATTTGAGCAAACTCGGCCAGCTCGTCGTAATCCAGTGCCGGGCCGGCAGAAAGGTTGCCTCCCCCCTCAAAGATACCCAAGGCCCCGGTGGGTGTTCCATCAGCCCCTTGGAGCACATAGGCTTTATAAAGAGGGCCGTTTCCACCATATGCCTTTAAAAGTGTGAGAATTTTGGAGCCCACTGCCGGGTCAAAGGAGCAGCCCTTTTCCAGCAGAGCCTCCATGCCCTCTCCGGGGAGGAAGAATCGAATCATGAATCGGCCAGCTCCTTTACCAGTGCACGGAGTAGGGTCAGAGTATGCTCCATATCGCTGACCTGCAACAGATTGGAGGGAGAGTGGAGATACCGGCAGGGCAGGCTGACGCCCAGCACCTTGGCTCCGGCTCCCGCCGTTTGGAGAGAGCGGGATTCGTTGCCGCCGAATACCCCTTCCTTGGATTGGTAGGGAATTCCCAGACCCTCAGCGGTCTTGCAGGAAAGGCGATACATTTCCATATCATAAACCGTGCCTCTGTCCATAAAGGAAAGGACAGGGCCATTGCCCACTCGGCAGACAATCTTTTCAGGGGGAACACCGGGGATATCCGAGGCCGTGGTGGTATCCACCGCAACCGCCCGGTCAGGGGCAATGGTATAGCCTGCGGCTTTGGCACCGGTACAGCCGGTTTCCTCCTGAACAGTGAAGGAGAACCAGCAGTCATAGGCAAGCTCCTGTTCCATCATTTCCAGCAGCAGAGCACAGCCCGCACGGTCATCCAGCGCACGGCCCATGACCTTTCCGCCGCCCAGTGCCACAAAGGGAGCGGCGAAAATGGCCCGGTCTCCGGGGCATACATGGGCGAGAGCCTCCTCCTTGGTGGCGGCTCCAATATCGATATAGAGCTTCTCAGCCTTAGGCGGGTTGGATTTTTCATCTTCCTCCTGCAAATGGACTGCCTTGGCTCCGATCACACCGTAAACCTGCTTTTCACCGATGAGCACCGGCTTGCCGATGATCACCCGGGTGTCGATGCCGCCTACCGTGGCAAAGCGGAGCAGGCCGCTCTCTTCTGCAAAGGTGATGATAAAGCCTACTTCGTCCATATGGGCGCTGAAAAGAAGGGTGTTGGCGGGCTTTTGCTGCCCCTTTTTGTGGGCTAGCAGATTGCCGAGGGCATCCACCTGCCAGTCGCAGGTGCTGTCAATGCGGCGGATGATTTCCTCCCGGACAGGGTGCTCGCTCCCCGATACACCCGGCAGAGCACAGAGGGCTTTCAGCGTTTCCAGCATTGCCATTTAGATGGCCTCCTTTCCCAGTATACCGGCAAAGGCTGCCAGCAAACGGCCTGTATTTTCCACATCCTCCACCGAAACCAGCTCAATGGGGGAATGCATGTATTTCTGTGGGATGGAAAGAAGCCCGGTCACCACGCCGCCCCGGCTGGTGGCAATGGAATCTGCATTGGTTCCGGTGCGCCCGCCCATAACCTCGGTCTGATAAGGGATGCCTTGCTTCTCGCTGAGGCGAATCAGCTTCTTGGAAAGCTTGTGGGATAAAATCGGAGAAAAGCCGATCATCGGCCCGCCCTTGAGCTGGCCGCATTTTTCCTTGGGGCAATCGGGGGTTTGGGCAAACGAAACATCCACTGCGATCGAGTGGGTAGGGCTTACGATATAAGCGGCTGTCTGTGCGCCTTGGCCGCCCACCTCCTCCATGGTGGAGAAAACCACGGTAAGGCCGCATTCCAGCGGGGTATCCTGCAAATATTCCAGCGCCTTGGCCAGTGCCACACAGCTTGCCCGGTTATCCAGCGCCTTGCCGCTGACACAGTTGCCCAGCAGCTCCTTGGATTGGGCGATAAAGGTGAGGCGATCTCCCGGCTGAACCAGAGCCTTGGCCTGCTCTTTATCCATGCCGATATCCACCGAAACTTCTTCCACCTTCTGGAATTTCTTGTCGCTGTCGCCGCTGAGATGGGGCGGCACCGAGCAGACCACACCGGGG is a window from the Oscillospiraceae bacterium MB08-C2-2 genome containing:
- a CDS encoding GNAT family N-acetyltransferase, with the protein product MIRFFLPGEGMEALLEKGCSFDPAVGSKILTLLKAYGGNGPLYKAYVLQGADGTPTGALGIFEGGGNLSAGPALDYDELAEFAQMSGLRFVFGSLHTACALETRMGGELFTSPAMAYRGGMTGANTRGIDFAPALRDVYRIIRDANPHFAEHNPFDLWLSYTTRLVRSGQAVCCTLNKGHIPVATGGIYSTGVGVGVIASIATLPGSQGKGYGRIITQCLVDRLLERGLTPTLFCREESLSTYYGRMGFVETGNWGHQHFEKA
- a CDS encoding M42 family peptidase, whose product is MAMLETLKALCALPGVSGSEHPVREEIIRRIDSTCDWQVDALGNLLAHKKGQQKPANTLLFSAHMDEVGFIITFAEESGLLRFATVGGIDTRVIIGKPVLIGEKQVYGVIGAKAVHLQEEDEKSNPPKAEKLYIDIGAATKEEALAHVCPGDRAIFAAPFVALGGGKVMGRALDDRAGCALLLEMMEQELAYDCWFSFTVQEETGCTGAKAAGYTIAPDRAVAVDTTTASDIPGVPPEKIVCRVGNGPVLSFMDRGTVYDMEMYRLSCKTAEGLGIPYQSKEGVFGGNESRSLQTAGAGAKVLGVSLPCRYLHSPSNLLQVSDMEHTLTLLRALVKELADS
- a CDS encoding M42 family metallopeptidase — translated: MNTKETLLAFSAVCGVSGREEAAAAFGRRLLEPFGKVETTPLGSLICRVREPAAGQPHLMLDAHMDEIGLIVTSIQEEGFLKVAGCGGINRQLLLASQVTVHAEGGNIPGVVCSVPPHLSGDSDKKFQKVEEVSVDIGMDKEQAKALVQPGDRLTFIAQSKELLGNCVSGKALDNRASCVALAKALEYLQDTPLECGLTVVFSTMEEVGGQGAQTAAYIVSPTHSIAVDVSFAQTPDCPKEKCGQLKGGPMIGFSPILSHKLSKKLIRLSEKQGIPYQTEVMGGRTGTNADSIATSRGGVVTGLLSIPQKYMHSPIELVSVEDVENTGRLLAAFAGILGKEAI